The following nucleotide sequence is from Ahniella affigens.
GCGATCACCGCGGCTGCCACGGCCAATGGCGCGTGGTACTACTCGATCAACGATGGCGCAACTTGGTCGGCTCTGGGTTCCGTATCGAACACCAATGCCCGACTCGTCGGCGTGCAGGGCGGCAGGCTGTATTTCAGGCCTAATGCCGGCTATTCAGGGACCCAGGCAAATGGCCTGACGTTCCGCGCTTGGGATCGCACGAGCGGAACGAACGGTGCGCTCACGAATCCAGGAAGCGTCGGCGCGACGTCTGCCTATTCGTCCGCCACGGACACGGCGACCATCACCGTCCTGCTCGCTGAGCCTTACGTGTTTCGCGGGCCGACGACCGATGTCGCGGTGGCGGGTGACACCAGCCTGGTGATCCCGAAGCCAGCTGGAACGGCCGTGGACGATGTGCTCGTCGCCTCCATCGTGCTGCGGCCCCAAACTGCGACGATCACCGCGTCCGGTTGGACCCTCGTCGACCGGATCAACAACCCAAGCCCCACCTCGAGCGCGCTCGCGACCTATTACAAAGTGGCGACCTCGACCGATGCTGGCGCGGGCGTCACCGCCTACACATTCACGCTGCAGGCCGCCCATACGGGCGCGGTCGGCGGCATTCATGCGAGCGCGGGAATCAACACGTTTTCGCCAATCGACGCCTTGGCTAGTCAGACGACGGCCAGTGCACTCGATCACGCTGCGCCGAGCGTGACGGCGACATTGACCGGGCCGCTGTTCACTGCCCACGGCTTCGCAAGTTCGGCGACGTGGACTGCGCCGGCTGGCATGAGCGAGCTGTTCGATGTGGCGAGCCTGTCGCCGGGCACTGACGGCGCATCGATGCTGAGTGCCATGCTCGCCTCGGTACCGTCCGGCGCCACGGGGTCACGCCTCGCCTCAGCCAGCAACGATGCGGACGTCGGCGTCACGCAGACACTCGTGCTCGCGCCGGCGCAGGGCAATCGTCCGCCGTTGCTTGATACGAGCAAGTCGCCTGCGCTGGCGACGATCACCGAAGACGCCGGGCCCCCTTCGGGCGCCGTTGGCACGCTGGTGTCGTCGCTGGTCGACTTCGCGCTGCCTGCGGGCCAGGTCGACAACGTCACCGATCCAGACGGGCGCGCCCGACTCGGCATCGCGATCGTCGCCACCGACGCGAATGGCACGTGGCGCTACACCACCAATGCCTCAACGTGGAACGTTCTTTCCACCCCTTCCCATATCAGTGCGAGACTCCTTTACGCCGACGCGAACACGCGCATCCACTTCCAGCCCAATCCGAATTTCAGCGGCACCGTGGACGCCGGCATCACCTTTCGCGCTTGGGATCAGAATGGCGGTTTCTTCAACGGGGCAACGGCCTCGGTAGCCGAGCATGGCAACAACACGCCGTTCTCGGAAGCGACCGACACCGCCAGCATCATCGTCGTCGGTACCAACGATGCACCGACCAGCGTGGCGCCCAGTAACGTCTTGTCGCCGGAGGACAGCGTGCTGGCCTTCTCCGGCGGCAACCTGATGTCGGTGGCCGACCTCGACGGCGGATCGTTGACCGTCAGCCTGACGGCGAATACCGGCGCGATGAGCATGAGCGCCTTGTCCGGACTGAGCTTTAGCATCGGCGACGGCAGCGCGGATGCGGCGATGACCTTCAGCGGCGCGATCGCGCAAATCAATGCCGCGCTCGCGACGCTGGCCTACACGCCTGTCGCGGACTACCACGGCGGTGCAACAATCGCTTTCAGTGTGAGCGATGGCGTCGCCCCCACGGTCAACAAGACCGTGAACCTCACGATCACCGCGGTCGCCGACATCGTCGACGACAACGTGTCGCTGCCCGAGGACAGTAGCGCGAGCTTCAACCCGGTCACGGGTCTGGATCCGATTGGGGTCGTGGTCGCGAACGCCGACAGCTTCGAATCGCCGGGCGCCACGATCACCGCGTTTACGCAGCCCACTGTCGGCAGCGTCAGCGCCGGCGCTGGCGCTGGCGGCATGCTCACCTATACGCCACCGCCCAACTATTTCGGGTCGACCAGCTTCACCTATACGGTGACGTCCGCCGGGCTCACGGAGACCGGCAACGTCACGCTCACCGTCGTGTCCGTTAACGATCTGCCGCAGGCGACCGCGACCGGATCGCAGGTCGTCAACGAGGACACGTTGCTGTTGCTGCCGGCCGCGCTGACGGTTTCCGATGAAGATCATCCGACCCTCACGGTGCAGCTGGGTACCACAGGCGGCAGCCTCACGTTGACCCAGACCAGTGGCCTCGCTTTCCAGACCGGCGACGGTACGGCCGACGCGTCGATGACCTTCTCCGGCACGCAGCCGGCGCTGAACGCCGCGCTCGACTCGCTACGCTTCCAGCCGACGCCGGACTTCAACGGCGCGACGAGCATCGCCACGAGCACCAGCGACGGCGTGGCCCCCGAGGTGCTACGCAGCATCCCAATCACGATCACGCCGATTGTGGACATTGCCAACGACGCGGTCGCGACCGACGAGGACACCGCGATCGTAATTGACGCACTCGCCAACGATACCTTCAACGGCATGGCAGCGATCAGTGCGGTCGGCATCGCGTCGAACGGCGACGTGAGTTTTACGGCGAGCGCGATCACCTACACGCCCGACCCCGAGTTCAGCGGCAGCGACGCCGTCACCTACGTCGCCACGTCGGGCGGCGTGCCAGAGACAGCGACCATCACGATCACCGTGAATGCCGTCAACGACGCGCCCGTGATTTCGAACGTCCCGCTGGCGAACGCGCGCGAAGGTGTGCCCTACACGCACGACGCGGAGTCCGTCGACGCAGATGGCCCCGGCGGTACCTGGAGCCTCGCTGCGGGTCACACCTGCGGTGGCAGTGTCGCCCCCGCCACAGGCGTCGTGGACTTCACGCCCGCTGGCCCCGATGCGCCGCCAAGTTGCGAGCTCGCGCTGCGCGTCTGTGACGAAGGCACGCCTGAGCGTTGCGCGACGCAATCCACATCGATCGCGATCGCGCCGAACGCGGCGGCAACGAGCACGGCACCCGCCGCGGTCACCTCGCTCGAAGATCAGGCGCTCGCCTTCATCGGGACCAATGAATTGCAGGTCGACGACCCCGACACCGCACGACTCACCGTCGATCTCGTTGCCTCCGTCGGGACGCTGACGCTGTCGACGGCCGGCCTGGCGTTCGAATCCGGCAACGGCGTTGACGATCCCTCGATGCGCTTCTCCGGCACGCTGGCCGCGCTCAATGCCGCACTCGCGACGCTCGTGCTCGATCCGACGCCGGACCTGCACGGCGCCGCGACGCTGCAGTTCGACGTCGGCGACGGCATCGATGCACCACGGCAGCGCACGATCGCGCTCACAATCGCTCCAGTCAACGATCCGCCGACGCTCGACGTCGTCGCGCCGGGACCGCCGGTTGTTGCCGGCAGCGGCCCGTATACGATCATGCTCACGGGAATCGGCCCGGGCAGCGGCGACCTCGTGCAGGGCATCGCAATCAGCGCACTCTCCGCGACGCCCTCAGTCGTCCCCGATCCGACGATCCTCTACACCAGCCCGCAGGGCACGGGTACCCTCACGTTCTCGCCGGCCGCCGCGGGCTCCACGGATATCACGGTCCTCGTCGTCGACGACGGCGGCACCGCGAACGGCGGCATCGACTCATCCAGCCGCACGTTCGCGCTGCAGGTAATCCCGGAGCGCGTGTTCAGTAATGGGTTCGAATGAATGGAGCCAGGTGGATACTCGGAACACGGAAATCAGGAGCCAGAGCCTGAGGATTCGTCACGGTTCACGACCCCGCAAGCCCACCACCGACACGAGCGATGATGGTTGCGCCATCTCGAGTGTCGGCCCGCTGTCGTTGCTGCCAGCACTGCGATTGTGAGCTGACATTGCCCGGTCGCGCGAGCAACCGCGCGCGAGCGACAATAGCGTTTTTCACGGTAACAACCCAGGCAGACTGACCGATTCAGGATTGCCTCGGTCGGCTTCTCCGCGCTGCCCAGTTGGCGTTGGTTGTCAATTGGTTCCACAAGACTGAGTCCTACGGGCGGGCTAAGGGGTCGCACGGCTCAGTTCCAGGCCGCTCAGAACTCGCGTCGGATTCCCTTTGTCGTCCCTTACCGCGCAGCCGCTTTGATAGTCGTACAAAGCCCACGACCAGTTCTGTTGCGTCGTGATGTCCCGCATTTTGCGAAGATAGCTCGTTGCGTAAGCATCGTCTGACCCTTCGCAGACGCCGTATTCGGCAAGATAGAGCTCGCGTCCCCAGGCTGCGCGTTTGACGGCTTCGATGTATTGTGGGTAATAGGCTTCGAAGGGGGAGGATTTGTGGTCTTCGAACGCCAGAGCCACATTCCAGTCAGATGCAATCACATCGCTCTCCATGACTTCGGCCAGCGTCGCCAGCTGCATGTCGCGTGAAGTGAGATACACGACGCGATCAGGGTTGCTGGCGCGAATGGTTTTCAGCATGGTCTCGTTGAAGTTCCGCATGCTGAGCTTGTCTGTCGCGCCTGGGCGGTGCAAGACCTCGAAGCGCAAGTGTTTACCCTCATCGGCGTAGCGGCGTGCCAAATGCCACCACACATATTCGGCGTCATAGAGTGTTTCGATATCAGTGAACGGCGAGCTCTTGTCGGTAGGCTCCGGTTCGCCAATCACGGCATGCCTGAAACCTGGCAGGCTCAACATGGTGAGTACGATGCCAAGATGGTGTCGGCGCGCCCAGCGCAAGGCTTTGTCTATGGGAACGATATTGGCCTCGTCGATGTCGCCGTTCTGGTCGATCAGCCTGTCGCCCGCGATGCGAAGTCGCAGATGATCGAAGCCTTGTGCAGCGATCCAGGTCACGTCCTCTTCGTCGAACCAAGTTGCACCGTAAGGCGCCTCCGGCAAGTAGTTGTGCGATAGCCAGTGCGCGATGTTCAGACCGCGCTTGAAATGCGGCTCGAACGCCAGTTCGGAAACAGGTTCCGCGTCGCTGTTCAGAGGAGGGTGTGGCGGACTGACCCCCTTACCGCCGCCGTCCGTCGCGAAGCAATAGAACAACCCGGCACTGCCAGTCTGACTGATGCGCGCCGCATCGCACCCGCGCGAAGGGTGGGATGCAACCCAGGAGCGACTCCAATACGGAAACCTTGCACCACGGCTCAGAAAGCGGTCATGGTGGCCCATCATGGCCGTGCCGTCGCCATTGCTGGTCCAGTTGCTGCAGGTTGCCGGTTCGCCATAAGCGTAGGCTAAACGACCAGACTCGTCGCTACCCGTCAAGATGTCGTGTGCCTTAGCCGGAACGGGCTCGCCCTTCTCCGTCAAAGCGATGCGCCGGTCGAGACGATTGCGGCCGCTGTGCAAGTCGTCGACGTCTCGTGCGACAAGTTCGCCATTGACATTGTGCCAAGGGCCGGTGCCGATTCTGTCTCGCGCGCTAATTCCTGGACTCGCACCTTGAGCTGCAGTACTGAGGTAGGCGTGCCATTCGCGCCGGCCGACACCCGCGGCCTCGGCCAAGCGCTGGCAGTGCGCGTCGGCACCGCGAAGCCCACCCAATCGGGCGCTACCGTCAATGCCTTCGGAGGTGACGAAGAAGGTCATACGCGAGTCGCCGGCGTGGGCGGCGGAAGTAGCGATTAGTAGCGCCAGGCATAAGCGGAATTGGTTTGGTCGCATCAGCGGTCTCCATCAGTCGTGAGTACTTGCCCAGCCAATGGACGGGTGTCTGCGCCACCTTGAGCGACGCGCCGCAGGTGCGCATCGCGTCCGACGTGTTGGCGCAAGCATGGTTGCCTGTCTGTGCGCATGCAGACAATCGCTTTGGGATGAAGCGGGCAAACCGTGTGATGGACTTGGCCGTCGAGGGTGGACAGGGAAGCGCGCGAGCATGCATGCTGCGCTACCGAAGTAACTGATCAGAAAATGTTCCGTGGCATCCCCAAACTGGCGATCGGCGCCGTGGCGCTGTTCTGGGTACTGAGCGTGGTGACTTCGGTCGCCTCGTTGTACTTTGATCCGGAACTCGTGCGCGCCGACATCGGCTGGCCGCAGGTCTGGCTAAAGCGCGGCTTGCTAGCCTGCTACTGGCTGTCGGCGTCCCTGTTTGCTTTAGTTTGGTTTCGAGACCGAGTTGTTGGTGTCTCCCGTTTCCGCAGTCATGCGATCGGCGCGTTGTGGATCGCGATGCTGATGACGGTACTCGGCGTGCTGTACATCAGCATTGTGGTGGTCGCGATCTCGCATGGAAAAATTGGCTTTTTCAGGGCGCTACAACAGCAATGGGGATTCGAACTGCTGTACACGTGGTTCAACGGCATCCAAATCGTGGCCGCCGCCAATGCCTTCCATTACTTCCTCTACACGCGGCGACAGGAACAAGCGAAAGCTTTGCTGCAACTGAAACTCAGTGAGGCGGAAATTTCGCTGCTGCGAGCGCAGTTGGAACCGCATTTCTTATTCAATACCCTGAACTCGATCGCTTCGCTGGCCCGGCTAAACCGGGTCCAGGCTACCGTCGATGCGCTGAACCAGCTGGGCGGCCTGCTACGGGGCGTGTTAGAGGTAGGGCGTCGACAACTGATGCCCTGGCCCTGGGAACTTGAGTTCACGCGGTTGTACGTGGCGTTGCAGACACTGCGCTTCGCCGACAAGCTTGATGTGCGCTTGCATGTTGGCCCGATTCCCGAAGGAACGCCGTTCCCGGTGATGCTGCTACAGCCGCTGATTGAGAATGCGATCCACCATGGGCCGCTCGCCGATGGTGAGCGCTGCGTGGTTGACGTGAGCGTCATACTGGACCAGCGATATTGGCAGGTTGAAGTCAGCAATCGGATCGGGCATACCGCCGCGCACGGAAGTCACGGCGTGGGCTGGAGCAATAGCAAAGCGAGGCTGCGCGCGATCTATGGTGATCGGGCGAGCTTCGCGCAAGCACGGTCAGCGGCGTTTTTCACTGTCAGCGCCCGGTTTCCAGAACAGGTCGAGCATGAGGGGGTAGGGGCGTGAGCGCTGGCTTTTCTGTATATATTGCCGAAGACGAGCCGCTCGCGCGCGAGTCGCTGCTCGGCATGTTTTTGGGTGTTCCAGGATGGCATGTGATTGGCAGCGCAGACAACGGCGAGACCGCCTTGCACGAGTGCCTGTTGCGACCCCCCGACGTGTTGCTCACCGATATTCGCATGCCACGTTTGAACGGGCTGGAACTCGTTGCATGCCTGCGCGAGGAAGTTGAGCGGCTCAATGCCGTATTCATCACCGCGTACGATCAACACGCAATCGCCGCGTTCCGACTGGCCGCGGTCGACTATTTGCTAAAGCCAGTCGCCGATTCCGAGTTTCAGGCCTGCCTAGCGCGTGTGAAAAAACGGATTGCAGAACAGCGCGCGCTGCACCTGGTGCAGGAGAATCACCCGCAATTTGATGCCCTGTTGCGCCACCAACGCAAACAGTTACGACGCTTGGTAGTCCGTTCCGTTGGCCGGACCGAAATCGTTCCCTTGAGCGACGTGATCGCCTTCTCTGCAGACGGCAACTATATGGAGGTGGTGACGGCGACCCGACGCTTGTTGCACCGACAGACGATGAAGTCCCTACTGGCGCAACTTGATCAGGACGCGTTCATACAAGTCCATCGCTCGGTGATTGTCGCCAAAGTGCAAGTTCGCGCGCTGAAGAACACAGCGGAGGGTATGCTGGTGCTTACAAGCAATGGCACTGAATTTCCGGTCAGTCAGCGCTATGTTGACGATCTGAGGCGAGCGCTAAGCAATTCCTAGGCGTCTATGGGGGAGGGTGCAGGAGCGGTCTCGACCCGTTGTCGCGATTTCCCAACGCTTGCCCCACGCCTGCGATTCATAGCGGCGTGGAAGCCAGAATCTGATCCATTCCGATAGCTCCCAAGAACCTGCAAGCACGAAGCAGGAAGTCCTATCGACCAAAGCCACTGGTTTCCTGCAGCTCGCCTTGCCGAGTTCCAGTACCTAACGCCCGCGGACTTTATTCGCGTTGGGCGAGCGTGCGAGCTGAAATAGTATCTTGAGAAGACATTCGGGCACGGCGATCGGCCGCAATGTCGGTGACGACGCTACTGCATAAGATACTGACAGAGGGATTTTCTCCTCGCGCCGCAGCAGTCGAGCAGCTTGTTCAAGGGCGCATCAGCGCGTTCCGTTCGAGTCCGATCGCAGCATCGCGATCTGCAGTTCGACCCGCTTAATTTCGCGCAGTAGGCGATTGGTCTCCATGCTCGGCGCGAATCGGTTCAATGGTGTTTGGGAAAGAGGGCAGGGCGAAGTCATTGCCCTCGGGACCCATAGCTGCGCGGTTTTTGAGCATTCAAAAGATGCTTAACGAAGTGTCTGGAAGACTGGAATACGATTAAACCTCCTGGAATAGGCGACCTTGGATAGTTTAGTGCGATGCAACATGCATAATGCCGTTTGCGCATGCATCATTCACCTACCTTGGGTGATCGCGGACGTGTCATGGCCAGCAACTTCATTGATCCGTCGAGTGAAGAGACTCCGGGGGACGCAGAATCCGCGGTAGGCCCAAACCCTGAAGACACTCCCGGCCAGAACGAAAGATTCGACACCGACGATTTCGAGTCGGCTCAGTCGTCGTCAGCAGGACTGTCGCCAAGCGATGGCGGTTCTTCCCGAGGCGGTGGTGATGATACGTCCGACCCGCCGTCGGGCAATGGTACGCCCCCAAGCAAAGAGGTGAGATTCAGGTTACGTGGTGCAGAGCCCGCCAACGCTGAAAACGTTGCTGCGTGCAAAAATTCTATGAAGCCGCTTTTTGACGGGCTGGACAACGCTGACAAGCCAACGATTCAGCACTTTCGAGTGGGCCATACTGGGCGTGATCG
It contains:
- a CDS encoding glycoside hydrolase family 5 protein → MRPNQFRLCLALLIATSAAHAGDSRMTFFVTSEGIDGSARLGGLRGADAHCQRLAEAAGVGRREWHAYLSTAAQGASPGISARDRIGTGPWHNVNGELVARDVDDLHSGRNRLDRRIALTEKGEPVPAKAHDILTGSDESGRLAYAYGEPATCSNWTSNGDGTAMMGHHDRFLSRGARFPYWSRSWVASHPSRGCDAARISQTGSAGLFYCFATDGGGKGVSPPHPPLNSDAEPVSELAFEPHFKRGLNIAHWLSHNYLPEAPYGATWFDEEDVTWIAAQGFDHLRLRIAGDRLIDQNGDIDEANIVPIDKALRWARRHHLGIVLTMLSLPGFRHAVIGEPEPTDKSSPFTDIETLYDAEYVWWHLARRYADEGKHLRFEVLHRPGATDKLSMRNFNETMLKTIRASNPDRVVYLTSRDMQLATLAEVMESDVIASDWNVALAFEDHKSSPFEAYYPQYIEAVKRAAWGRELYLAEYGVCEGSDDAYATSYLRKMRDITTQQNWSWALYDYQSGCAVRDDKGNPTRVLSGLELSRATP
- a CDS encoding beta strand repeat-containing protein; translation: MRHTSVLLLSLLSLHAAVAAPISKVVGQNDAPVLNTARTPTLSPQDQDDPIPTNGEAVGSPVSALVDDATSVGQIDNVTDVDADEGDPAPGLGVAITAAATANGAWYYSINDGATWSALGSVSNTNARLVGVQGGRLYFRPNAGYSGTQANGLTFRAWDRTSGTNGALTNPGSVGATSAYSSATDTATITVLLAEPYVFRGPTTDVAVAGDTSLVIPKPAGTAVDDVLVASIVLRPQTATITASGWTLVDRINNPSPTSSALATYYKVATSTDAGAGVTAYTFTLQAAHTGAVGGIHASAGINTFSPIDALASQTTASALDHAAPSVTATLTGPLFTAHGFASSATWTAPAGMSELFDVASLSPGTDGASMLSAMLASVPSGATGSRLASASNDADVGVTQTLVLAPAQGNRPPLLDTSKSPALATITEDAGPPSGAVGTLVSSLVDFALPAGQVDNVTDPDGRARLGIAIVATDANGTWRYTTNASTWNVLSTPSHISARLLYADANTRIHFQPNPNFSGTVDAGITFRAWDQNGGFFNGATASVAEHGNNTPFSEATDTASIIVVGTNDAPTSVAPSNVLSPEDSVLAFSGGNLMSVADLDGGSLTVSLTANTGAMSMSALSGLSFSIGDGSADAAMTFSGAIAQINAALATLAYTPVADYHGGATIAFSVSDGVAPTVNKTVNLTITAVADIVDDNVSLPEDSSASFNPVTGLDPIGVVVANADSFESPGATITAFTQPTVGSVSAGAGAGGMLTYTPPPNYFGSTSFTYTVTSAGLTETGNVTLTVVSVNDLPQATATGSQVVNEDTLLLLPAALTVSDEDHPTLTVQLGTTGGSLTLTQTSGLAFQTGDGTADASMTFSGTQPALNAALDSLRFQPTPDFNGATSIATSTSDGVAPEVLRSIPITITPIVDIANDAVATDEDTAIVIDALANDTFNGMAAISAVGIASNGDVSFTASAITYTPDPEFSGSDAVTYVATSGGVPETATITITVNAVNDAPVISNVPLANAREGVPYTHDAESVDADGPGGTWSLAAGHTCGGSVAPATGVVDFTPAGPDAPPSCELALRVCDEGTPERCATQSTSIAIAPNAAATSTAPAAVTSLEDQALAFIGTNELQVDDPDTARLTVDLVASVGTLTLSTAGLAFESGNGVDDPSMRFSGTLAALNAALATLVLDPTPDLHGAATLQFDVGDGIDAPRQRTIALTIAPVNDPPTLDVVAPGPPVVAGSGPYTIMLTGIGPGSGDLVQGIAISALSATPSVVPDPTILYTSPQGTGTLTFSPAAAGSTDITVLVVDDGGTANGGIDSSSRTFALQVIPERVFSNGFE
- a CDS encoding LytR/AlgR family response regulator transcription factor, whose protein sequence is MSAGFSVYIAEDEPLARESLLGMFLGVPGWHVIGSADNGETALHECLLRPPDVLLTDIRMPRLNGLELVACLREEVERLNAVFITAYDQHAIAAFRLAAVDYLLKPVADSEFQACLARVKKRIAEQRALHLVQENHPQFDALLRHQRKQLRRLVVRSVGRTEIVPLSDVIAFSADGNYMEVVTATRRLLHRQTMKSLLAQLDQDAFIQVHRSVIVAKVQVRALKNTAEGMLVLTSNGTEFPVSQRYVDDLRRALSNS
- a CDS encoding DUF6768 family protein produces the protein MTSPCPLSQTPLNRFAPSMETNRLLREIKRVELQIAMLRSDSNGTR
- a CDS encoding sensor histidine kinase, which gives rise to MRADIGWPQVWLKRGLLACYWLSASLFALVWFRDRVVGVSRFRSHAIGALWIAMLMTVLGVLYISIVVVAISHGKIGFFRALQQQWGFELLYTWFNGIQIVAAANAFHYFLYTRRQEQAKALLQLKLSEAEISLLRAQLEPHFLFNTLNSIASLARLNRVQATVDALNQLGGLLRGVLEVGRRQLMPWPWELEFTRLYVALQTLRFADKLDVRLHVGPIPEGTPFPVMLLQPLIENAIHHGPLADGERCVVDVSVILDQRYWQVEVSNRIGHTAAHGSHGVGWSNSKARLRAIYGDRASFAQARSAAFFTVSARFPEQVEHEGVGA